In the genome of Ficedula albicollis isolate OC2 unplaced genomic scaffold, FicAlb1.5 N00651, whole genome shotgun sequence, one region contains:
- the LOC101806216 gene encoding natterin-3-like, which translates to MAPLQFLALLALGAGISGITEASPEGKSPEELPAPAWLQPRSPGSPPAPSWLLWVPFRGQLPADAVSSWNRRSGRPEFVCSARTPQGCNPGSFDPARGAFCSYTWAESELHSHSFHLLVNPGAPGAPEGAVEGCPLSDLFVGRSADGLGKASKEQQALFVAVDGEEVWYKWYQVLVVRQGPADISIANVSYDGSAALDSAESAELAEVLARNDGCQVATESVSLKEETEVEHGWSAGEFVSRVHRVSEEIPARSECAVVLRGLRREIRVPFSAWLTREFRSGRPHRALVAG; encoded by the exons ATGGCACCACTCCAG tTCTTGGCTCTCCTGGCGCTCGGCGCGGGAATTTCAGGAATTACGGAGGCGTCACCTGAGGGAAAGAGCCCCGAGGAGCTCCCAG cccctgcctggctccagccccgctccccggGCTCTCCTCCCGCTccatcctggctgctctgggtgccGTTCCGTGGCCAGCTCCCCGCCGACGCCGTGTCCAGCTGGaa ccgccgctccgGCCGCCCCGAGTTCGTCTGCTCCGCCCGGACCCCCCAGGGCTGCAACCCGGGCTCCTTCGACCCCGCGCGCGGCGCCTTCTGCTCCTACACCTGGGCCGAGAGCGAgctccacagccacagcttccacCTGCTGGTCAACCCCGGCG cccccggcgcgcCCGAGGGCGCCGTGGAGGGGTGTCCGCTCAGCGACCTCTTCGTGGGCCGGAGCGCCGACGGGCTGGGCAAGGcgagcaaggagcagcaggcGCTGTTCGTGGCCGTGGACGGCGAGGAGGTTTGGTATAAATGGTACCAAGTGCTGGTGGTGCGGCAAGGCCCGGCCGACATCTCCATTGCCAACGTGTCCTACGACGGCAGCGCCGCGCTGGACAGCGCCGAGAGCGCGGAGCTGGCCGAGGTGCTGGCCAGGAACGACGGCTGCCAGGTGGCCACCGAATCCGTCAGCTTGAAGGAGGAAACCGAGGTGGAGCACGGTTGGAG cgccggcgAGTTCGTGTCGCGCGTGCACCGGGTCAGCGAGGAGATCCCGGCGCGCTCCGAATGCGCCGTGGTTCTGCGCGGGCTCCGGCGAGAAATCCGCGTCCCCTTCTCGGCCTGGCTCACCCGGGAGTTCCGCTCCGGCCGCCCGCACCGCGCGCTCGTCGCcggctg
- the CHMP2A gene encoding charged multivesicular body protein 2a, whose product MPSSLSHHSQYAQFPLSSLPPPAAALAALHRKCPSCRKCRSGRSSMVRSSPSGRRCHMTETHAASRDRNAQLLRQNQRALARAVRELDRERQKLEQQEKKIIVDIKKMAKQGQMDAVRVMAKDLVRTRRYVRKFIAMRANVQGVALRVQTLKSNSAMASAMRGVTRAMATMNRQLKLPQIQRILLEFQKQSELMDMKEELMNDAIDDALGDEDDEDESDAVVSQVLDELGLNLTDELASEWGR is encoded by the exons ATGCCCAGTTCCCTCTCCCATCACTCCCAGTATGCCCAGTTCCCGCTCTCATCACTCCCCCCCCCGGCCGCCGCTCTCGCTGCCCTTCACCGGAAGTGTCCCAGCTGCCGGAAGTGCCGCTCGGGCCGTTCCTCTATGGTTCGTTCCTCCCCCTCCGGGCGGCGCTGTCACATGACCGAAACCCACGCGGCGTCACGTGATCGGAACG cccagctgctgcGGCAGAACCAGCGCGCTCTCGCCCGCGCCGTGCGCGAACTGGACCGGGAGCGGCAGAaactggagcagcaggagaagaaaatcatCGTGGACATCAAGAAAATGGCCAAGCAGGGCCAGATG GACGCGGTGCGGGTGATGGCCAAGGACCTGGTCCGCACGCGGCGCTACGTGCGCAAGTTCATCGCCATGAGAGCCAACGTGCAGGGGGTGGCGCTGAGGGTGCAGACCCTGAAATCCAACAGCGCCATGGCCAGCGCCATGAGGGGGGTCACCCGGGCCATGGCCACCATGAACCGGCAG ctgaaGCTGCCGCAGATCCAGCGCATCCTGCTCGAGTTCCAGAAACAATCTGAGCTCATGGACATGAAGGAGGAGCTGATGAACGACGCCATCGACGACGCGCTGGGGGACGAGGACGACGAGGACGAGag TGACGCCGTGGTGTCCCAGGTGCTGGACGAGCTGGGGCTGAACCTGACGGACGAGCTGGCCAGTGAGTGGGGgagg